One Globicephala melas chromosome 17, mGloMel1.2, whole genome shotgun sequence DNA window includes the following coding sequences:
- the GRINA gene encoding protein lifeguard 1 has protein sequence MSHEKSFLVSADSYPPPNPGYPGGPQPSLPPYPGAPYPQPPFQPSPYGQPGYPQGPSPYPQGGYPQGPYPPGGYPQGPYPPGGYPQGPYPQGGYPQGPYPQSPFPPNPYGQPQAFPAQDSGTPQHGNYHEEGPPSYYDNQDFPATNWDDKSIRQAFIRKVFLVLTLQLSVTLSTVAVFTFVGEVKGFVRENVWTYYVSYAVFFISLIVLSCCGDFRRKHPWNLVALSVLTVSLSYMVGMIASFYNTEAVIMAVGITTTVCFTVVIFSMQTRYDFTSCVGVLLVSMAVLLVFAILCIFVRNRILEIVYASLGALLFTCFLAVDTQLLLGNKQLSLSPEEYVFAALNLYTDIINIFLYILTIIGRAKE, from the exons ATGTCCCACGAAAAGAGTTTCTTGGTGTCCGCGGACAGCTatcctccccccaaccctggaTATCCTGGGGGGCCCCAGCCCTCCTTGCCTCCCTACCCAGGGGCCCCTTACCCACAGCCCCCGTTCCAGCCTTCCCCCTATGGCCAGCCAGGGTatccccagggccccagcccctACCCCCAGGGGGGCTACCCTCAGGGTCCCTACCCGCCAGGAGGCTACCCCCAGGGCCCCTACCCCCCAGGAGGCTACCCTCAGGGCCCCTACCCACAAGGGGGCTACCCTCAGGGGCCGTATCCACAGAGCCCCTTTCCCCCCAACCCCTATGGACAACCACAGGCCTTCCCGGCACAGGATTCTGGCA CACCTCAGCATGGGAACTATCACGAGGAGGGTCCCCCATCTTACTACGACAACCAGGACTTCCCTGCCACCAACTGGGATGACAAGAGCATCCGACAGGCCTTCATCCGGAAG GTGTTCCTGGTGCTGACCCTGCAGCTGTCCGTGACTCTGTCCACCGTGGCCGTGTTCACATTCGTCGGGGAGGTGAAGGGCTTTGTCCGGGAGAACGTCTGGACCTACTACGTCTCCTACGCCGTCTTCTTCATCTCCCTCATTGTCCTCAGCTGCTGTGGGGACTTCCGGCGAAAGCACCCCTGGAACCTCGTTGCCCTG TCGGTCCTGACCGTCAGCCTGTCCTACATGGTGGGCATGATCGCCAGCTTCTACAATACTGAGGCGGTCATCATGGCCGTAGGCATCACCACGACCGTCTGCTTCACGGTGGTCATCTTCTCCATGCAG ACGCGCTACGACTTCACGTCGTGCGTGGGCGTGCTGCTGGTGAGCATGGCGGTGCTCCTCGTCTTCGCCATCCTCTGCATCTTTGTCCGCAACCGCATCCTGGAGATCGTGTACGCCTCACTCGGCGCTCTGCTCTTCACCTGC TTCCTGGCAGTGGACACCCAGCTGCTGCTGGGGAACAAGCAGCTGTCCCTGAGCCCGGAAGAGTACGTGTTTGCTGCGCTGAACCTGTACACGGACATCATCAACATCTTCCTGTACATCCTTACCATCATTGGCCGTGCCAAGGAGTAG